The Halomonas elongata DSM 2581 DNA segment CAACACGACAAGGCCCCGCCGGGTTATCTCGGCGGGGCCTTGTCGTTGGCTATGTCACTGATAACTTTCAGCTCGACCGGGCGCTCACTCCGTCACTCGAGTCTCCACGCTCAGGCCACCGGTCAGTTGCAGGCGCAGATCCGCGCCACGCGGCAGCTCTCCCACCCCGGCAGGCGTGCCGGTGAGCACGACATCACCGGGCAACAGCGTGAAGTGGCGGCTCATTTCCGCCAATAGCATCGGCACCGCAAACAGCATGTCGGCGCCCAGGCCGTGCTGTCGACGCTCGCCATTCACTTCCAGGCTAAACTCCAGTGCATTCCAGTTCGGTGTCTCGGCGAGCGGCAGGAAGGCCGACATCGGACAGGCACCATCGAAGGCCTTGGCCACTTCCCAGGGCTGCCCATTGTCTTTCAGGCGCGCCTGGACATCGCGCAGCGTCAGGTCCAGCGCCAGACCGATCCCCACGATGGCACGTTCGGCCTGATCGGGCGCGGCTTCGCTCAGCGGCTCACCGATCAGCAGTGCCAGTTCCGTCTCGAAATGGACCTCGCCGCGCGCGAACGGGGCCTCGATGGGCGCGGTCAGGTCCGCGGCACTGGTGGCCGGCTTGATGAACAGCAACGGCTCGCTGGGGACCGGGTTGTTCAACTCCCGGGCATGGTCGGCATAGTTGCGTCCGACGCAGA contains these protein-coding regions:
- a CDS encoding fumarylacetoacetate hydrolase family protein codes for the protein MRFVPRFTDGRQFPEPLGKIVCVGRNYADHARELNNPVPSEPLLFIKPATSAADLTAPIEAPFARGEVHFETELALLIGEPLSEAAPDQAERAIVGIGLALDLTLRDVQARLKDNGQPWEVAKAFDGACPMSAFLPLAETPNWNALEFSLEVNGERRQHGLGADMLFAVPMLLAEMSRHFTLLPGDVVLTGTPAGVGELPRGADLRLQLTGGLSVETRVTE